From a region of the Triticum aestivum cultivar Chinese Spring chromosome 7D, IWGSC CS RefSeq v2.1, whole genome shotgun sequence genome:
- the LOC123170665 gene encoding BTB/POZ and MATH domain-containing protein 2-like, with protein MGVTACGRGAGMTVQGSHVFEISGYSLHEKLLGVSKTVESAVFDVGGHDWQITFYPGGVTHALRDYAALCISLRRKKNNSAKVRASIEFSLVDVTGSSPPHTTTMELDCGSDSIGAFTAEKAFKKRSELEAPPYLRDDRIIIRCVITLYKESSFVQSPLEVPPSDIAEHLRKLWQGKDGADVVFEVEGEDFPAHKTILAMRSPVFKAELYGAMREKDMNRITIADMQPSVFEALLYFIYTDSLPTNMDALGREDYQETIRHLLVAADRYAMERLKMMCESIICDNIDVKTVITTLALADQHRCGRLSDACIQFIASLDTTEMNDVIASQGYAELKVTCPNLDVLELWEKTYRLRNSKSSVHIGSLVTQI; from the coding sequence ATGGGAGTCACGGCCTGCGGGCGCGGCGCCGGCATGACGGTGCAGGGCTCCCACGTGTTCGAGATCTCAGGATACAGCCTGCACGAGAAGCTGCTCGGGGTTTCCAAGACCGTGGAATCGGCTGTGTTCGACGTCGGCGGTCATGACTGGCAGATCACATTCTACCCGGGAGGAGTCACCCATGCTCTCCGTGACTACGCCGCTTTGTGCATCTCCTTACGGAGGAAGAAGAACAACAGTGCCAAGGTGAGGGCATCCATTGAGTTCAGTCTGGTGGATGTCACCGGATCTTCACCCCCGCATACAACGACAATGGAGCTCGATTGCGGCAGTGACTCGATCGGCGCCTTCACCGCAGAAAAAGCGTTCAAGAAGAGGAGCGAGCTGGAGGCGCCGCCATACCTTCGGGACGATCGCATCATCATTCGGTGCGTCATCACTCTTTACAAGGAATCGTCTTTCGTCCAATCTCCTTTGGAGGTGCCGCCGTCCGACATCGCGGAGCATCTCCGGAAACTGTGGCAGGGCAAAGACGGCGCAGACGTGGTTTTCGAGGTTGAAGGTGAGGATTTTCCTGCCCACAAGACTATACTCGCGATGCGCTCGCCGGTCTTCAAAGCGGAGCTCTATGGCGCCATGAGAGAAAAGGACATGAATCGCATTACAATCGCTGACATGCAACCCTCTGTCTTTGAGGCCCTGCTCTATTTCATATACACCGACTCACTACCCACCAACATGGATGCTCTTGGCCGCGAAGACTATCAAGAGACAATTAGGCATTTGCTTGTCGCCGCGGACCGGTATGCCATGGAAAGACTGAAGATGATGTGTGAAAGCATTATTTGTGATAACATTGATGTGAAGACCGTGATTACCACACTAGCTTTGGCTGATCAGCATCGTTGCGGGCGGTTGAGTGATGCTTGCATTCAGTTTATTGCCTCTTTGGATACAACGGAAATGAATGATGTGATAGCGAGCCAAGGGTACGCTGAGCTCAAGGTAACATGTCCTAATCTGGATGTACTGGAGCTCTGGGAGAAGACATATAGGCTCCGCAATTCAAAGTCTTCGGTTCACATTGGTAGTTTAGTTACACAAATATAG